The Leishmania panamensis strain MHOM/PA/94/PSC-1 chromosome 23 sequence DNA window GAGTACCGCACGAACCTGCGCACTGTGGAGGAGGGCCTCGTGCGCCTCAAGGCGGACGCGAGCGCTGCTGATCGACTCGACCTGCTCGGCAGCACCGAAGCGAGGAAAGCAGGCGCGGATGGCGCCAACAAAGCGGACGCGTCTAACGACCTCGATGATGCAACCAGAGCGCATCGCATCACGATGCTGAACAACACAGCGCAGTTTAGGGACGCCTCTGACAAGCTGCAGAAGGCAGAGCGCCTCTTGAATGACACGGAGACGGTGGGCAACGAGGCCCTCACAAGCTTGCGTTACCAGACAGAGACGATGCATCACATTCAGGAGACAACGATCGCTGTCGACGAGGAGGTGTCAGATGCGCGCAAGATCATTAGCGGCATGCAGAAGGCAATGATTAAGCACAAGCTCGTACTTACGGCCATCATCatcgttcttctctttctcattTTTGTGGCCATCTACGTCAGCAGTGCAAAGCATCGCCGCAactcgtcgtcgtccacgTCGACGGAAGCCACTGGTGACCCCATCACAtcggtggcgccgtcgctgtcgtggGTGACCAGAAAGGGAGCGCAGTAGATGAATGAAGCTAAAGCACCGCTGTCAGGACGAGAACCAGGAGAGGGtacggcagaggagagaccGACCCTACGTGGGTCAGGGGCGGAGTAGattgagcagctgcgcctgcgcacgGCACAGATCCGAGGCACTGCCGCGCAAAGGCCCGTCTCCgcgtctcttttcttcccccctctttccctcgacTATTTtcttgcttttctttgtgtcCGGAGTTTGTCGTACGCTTCGTGATGggggcgcgtgtgcgcagatGCGCACGTATGCTGCGGTGCGTGCTGATGCTGGCGGCACTCTTGCGGATTGAGGCACGCATGCGCGTGGGTATTGCGGCTTCCTCCTAAAGCCgtgccccccaccctctcggAAAGTGATCCGTGCTGTTGCTGGCTGTtgtgcctcctctccctggCACATCGTTCTTTTATAGCTCCGtatgcgtctctctccgcttTTGGGCGCGTGTGAGGCATCTTTCTATtctctgccgctgttgctgtgcgaAGATACAAGCAAGGATGAGCACTCCGATACAGGCGTGGACgactcttctcctttcctccccgTCGCCCTCCAGGTTCAGTAACCAGGTAAaggcgcagacgcacacacgcgagaaGACACACACTCAGTCGCAGGTGGCACAGCTACCGCATGAGGCAGTGCAGCTTCAACACTCACTCTTGTTTGCATCCACTGAGCCCGTGGTGATAGCCATATTGAGTGAGGGGATGGTGAGGCGGGTGGACTCCGCCAACGCCCAAAACCTTCCTTCACTTTCCTTCCCCGAACGTTGCTTGTCATTTGAGCTTCTCCCCGCCTGTGAGttgcctcccccttcacgcACATGGCGTGCTGCGGCTTACCCTACATTTGTTTCTATTCAcgcctctgcgtctctccCCAGTGCCCTCACCCATCCCCCACGCAGCGTGTGCAGGAAGGAGCGAGGCGAACTTCTTTCTTATACTCCTGCTGCCCATCTGCCGCTCGTTCTGTCGTCTAGTCGGCCAACtacctccgccaccaccaccaccaccgcctctctcacccccctctGTGCACGAGGCACGCGTTTCAGGCCGCCTGCTGTGTTTTCGctgttttctccttttttttacACTccgccacccacacccacaccggCGCACGCGGGCGCACTCCTCCGTACTCGGTCGCAGGGCGGTTATGTAGAGACGCACAACAGACAACCTGAGAAGCGCTGTTGCGTTTCATAGCTCAACTCGAACAGCGAAAGAGGGCGAGCGGTGCGGCATGAAAGACTGGCAAGCAGTCGGTATATGCACCTCTCCTTAGTGCACTCTgctcaccctcccctctctcggtcttcacccttctccaccttgtgTGGAACGAGTACGGTGCTACCAACAACGCACTCAACGtcccccatcccctcccccaggtACTTCAGGCCAATGACTTTACCAGCCTGTGGTGATGAGGCCGGTCGGCGCAGGGATGCCTTGAAGGAGCaggccacgctgctgctcacgctgcaccagcacctGCTGAAGCATCAGAAGGCAGCGCATCTGGCCTTCACCTCTTTGGATGaggcctgctgctccttggCTGCCTCCTTAGCGGCGCCGTCTGCGACGATGTCGTCAttgtcgtcatcgctgccgtccACCGTGCAAGGGTTcactcagctgctgcggcacgtCGAGCTACTGCATCAGTTTCTCTTTACAAATCTGTACGTGCATCAGCGTGAGAGCGTGCTGCGTCTTGTGACCGACGTGGAACGGTGTGTCGCTGGCGATGCGTCAGCCGCCTCACCCTTGACGACGCCTCACTCAACGATGACCGATGCTGTTGGCACCAGCAACTGTGGCGGGGCTGAAAGCTCGCGCATGGACGAGGCGAAACGAGACCTGCGCCGACAAATCGCTCAGCTCCGCTATCAGCTCGCGCGTCCTGCCCAAGGTAACGCAGGTGACTGGCTTTCCACGCACGCCAACGGCGTCACCAGTGGACTGCCGCCTCAAatgccggcggcggcttccCTCTTGTCCTCCTACTCCTCTCCGCCATACGAGAGCATCAAGTCTGCTTCCACTTCGGTAGTGCCGCGGACTGTGCTGCGTGCAGCCGGGTCTCCTCGCGCAGAGGCAGGGGTGACCGCATCGCAGATGTGCGGGACCCCACGCCAGAACACGCCGCGACTTCGACTCTTCGCGCTTTCCTCGGCATTCCAGAGGCACGGCATCGCAGGCCAGCAGGGACTCACTACCGTCCTGTacgcggtgcagcgtcgCTTTCATGTTCACGCTGTAGTGCTCGGCCGTACGTGTAGCCCGGATGTGGAGCTAGACGTGGCTGTGCGTCTcggttgtgtgtgtcttgtaGTGCCACATTATGACCTCAGCAGCTTCTCGGTGTACCCTGGCTTAGTCGTCACCAGTGATCGAGCAGTGCTCGCCCATATGGAGagccgcggcgacggcgagggcTTCACgcacgcctccacctcccccactGTAGGCGAGTCATCGTTGGGGGGCGacgcggagggggaggagaatcAGGCGATCATGGctgacgacggtggcgaaAGTACCTCCGCTCTCGAGGATCTCTTCCTGTCACTCGAGGCGGATCTGCCCCTGATGACTACTGCCGAGCCGATTTGGTCGTCACCGCTCTTCAGCACTGCAGTCGGACGCGACGCGCTGGGCAGTCAGGCGCTCGTCGTTGAGCGGTCCGCACTACACCGCGATGGACGCCAATCATCGCATCAGTGGAAGCGTCATCGCTCTAGCGACGCTGTAGACTCATCTGCGCACTCCGCATTGGTATCAGCGCCTGAAGGCGTTGCGATGTCGGCGCGCGAGTCCGACACTCACTCAAATACAACAGTCGATTTCTCTAGTCCTTCTTCGCGCTTTCGCATCACGGGTGCCGCGCGCCTGCTGACAAGTGCAGCTGCCGATGTGGCGAACCCAACAGAGGTGCAcgatgcagcggcagatgcAGACGTCATCATTCCTTCGCAGCTGGCCGTCGAGTCGCAGCATGTGGGCATCACGCAGAACCTGTCGCCATCACCATCCTCAGCTATCACATGCGACCCCCCCCGCGTCACCCTCGCGCTGCGCCCGCGCGAAGATGTTATGAGGGctgacgatgctgctgccgtcccggtctgcgctgctgacgcaaCCGTAGCACAGCAGCTTGTCTTTCAGATTAGCAACTCTGTCAAGTACCTGAAGGCTCAGCTAATGGAGGCCATCGGGCAGCTTGGCGGGGTGGTGGACCAGAGCTCTGGCTACAGTCGAGCATGCCGCTACCTTGTAGTGGCGGAGGGTATCACAGAGAGGACGGAGAAATACCTTGgcgcctgtgctgctgccgcgtacattgtgccgccgcgcttTGTCTTCGACTCACAGCGCCGGGGCTACTGGCTAGAGAGCCGTGTTCAGGAGTACGACATGAGCCCTCAGCGCGTCATTGCACACGCACCGTGTGCCACTCCGATCTTCAACAACTGGCGAGTTGTTCTCATTACTTGCCGTGCCGCGGCTGCACGCGGCGTGCTTGCGGCATTACTGGCTGGTGGCTGCACCCAGGCCACCGCGTTTGTGGTGGACCCTACAGCGGAGCCACCGATGGACCCCGACAGGCGTTTGCGCGTCTACGACCAGTCCTGTGCGACCGCCGAGGGTATTGTGGCGGGGTTGTCTCCGTCGAGCACCATTGCTTCCCAGACGCTGCAGTCGGCGACGCACATCCTTCTCGAGTGCAACAGCGTCAGTGCTCATGGGCTCTTTCAGATGCCGGACTGGATGccggcgtgcgtgcgccagTCCGAGTACCGCCCCCGCATCTTCACACTGGAGCTGCTGTACTTTTGTCTATGCGCGCATCCAGAGCGCGTCTTTGACACGGAGGGCCAGTTGAGCGAGGTAGATGCCCTTACTCCAGCTTGCCGAGTCGAGCCTGTCTGAGCCGGTACTACTCCGACAGCCTTGCTGGGGAGGGGGCCGATAGCGTTGCCGCACGTTTGGGATACGATAGCGACTGGTGTGGCAGCTCTTCGACGCTTCCGTGACTGAGGCGCACGCGTTTCTAGCATTTCACACTCAGCGAGgacgctgccactgcgtgTGGGCtaacgcccccccccccctgtgtGTGCAGATGTCTACAGCACGGTATAGGTGAACCGAAGGACGATGCTCGCGCACGTGCATctacttctcttctccttaAGGGGATTTTGTTTCCTCGCACACGTCGGTCGCGCAGGTCggcgttctcttctcccccttct harbors:
- a CDS encoding Qb-SNARE protein, putative (TriTrypDB/GeneDB-style sysID: LpmP.23.1690), with translation MTTLFQTYEEEYRDGLRAIRDESESLRQSCDRRAAGYKAPPATGPGSRLQRGAHLTTVLAQLRELVNSMEYEANDLPAAHRQTAKERIVEYRTNLRTVEEGLVRLKADASAADRLDLLGSTEARKAGADGANKADASNDLDDATRAHRITMLNNTAQFRDASDKLQKAERLLNDTETVGNEALTSLRYQTETMHHIQETTIAVDEEVSDARKIISGMQKAMIKHKLVLTAIIIVLLFLIFVAIYVSSAKHRRNSSSSTSTEATGDPITSVAPSLSWVTRKGAQ
- a CDS encoding hypothetical protein (TriTrypDB/GeneDB-style sysID: LpmP.23.1700), giving the protein MTLPACGDEAGRRRDALKEQATLLLTLHQHLLKHQKAAHLAFTSLDEACCSLAASLAAPSATMSSLSSSLPSTVQGFTQLLRHVELLHQFLFTNLYVHQRESVLRLVTDVERCVAGDASAASPLTTPHSTMTDAVGTSNCGGAESSRMDEAKRDLRRQIAQLRYQLARPAQGNAGDWLSTHANGVTSGLPPQMPAAASLLSSYSSPPYESIKSASTSVVPRTVLRAAGSPRAEAGVTASQMCGTPRQNTPRLRLFALSSAFQRHGIAGQQGLTTVLYAVQRRFHVHAVVLGRTCSPDVELDVAVRLGCVCLVVPHYDLSSFSVYPGLVVTSDRAVLAHMESRGDGEGFTHASTSPTVGESSLGGDAEGEENQAIMADDGGESTSALEDLFLSLEADLPLMTTAEPIWSSPLFSTAVGRDALGSQALVVERSALHRDGRQSSHQWKRHRSSDAVDSSAHSALVSAPEGVAMSARESDTHSNTTVDFSSPSSRFRITGAARLLTSAAADVANPTEVHDAAADADVIIPSQLAVESQHVGITQNLSPSPSSAITCDPPRVTLALRPREDVMRADDAAAVPVCAADATVAQQLVFQISNSVKYLKAQLMEAIGQLGGVVDQSSGYSRACRYLVVAEGITERTEKYLGACAAAAYIVPPRFVFDSQRRGYWLESRVQEYDMSPQRVIAHAPCATPIFNNWRVVLITCRAAAARGVLAALLAGGCTQATAFVVDPTAEPPMDPDRRLRVYDQSCATAEGIVAGLSPSSTIASQTLQSATHILLECNSVSAHGLFQMPDWMPACVRQSEYRPRIFTLELLYFCLCAHPERVFDTEGQLSEVDALTPACRVEPV